A window from Marinagarivorans cellulosilyticus encodes these proteins:
- a CDS encoding substrate-binding domain-containing protein, which translates to MAKRKTIGVYTPYLQGFYFGELVSQLQQYAFLKGYNFTVIKTGGFNSFKSTMHSAHIDYAVILRNAIHNDLAQHLLSQGTPVASIAYDYFPLAIPMITSDNDHGTELAFNHLIQKGHRELAFVGDLSQYDIRKRYEAFCDQCEINQFELDEKNIFVVNDTLFSGGYQAASDYVKNGCTAKGIICGASLTSIGFSQQLRHLLSDTDSLDIVGFDAISLIPITEPNMTMVDQNLHLMAYKTINILESLRNEESLERHHLVDPKLITASSDFMQAEDAFLATSTEIAELHNANYMKSVINNLEEWPKTIVESNLDTLMTLSPLFEKYMQRACYGRTAISKNGREYIKVTKLFLQTDVKRFAKSDMGTLSESSAYPAAAVDIQSDAFDTSIHMPIFQNNRLWSVLSVYGSSKQASKPSSFSAFSAYLDNIANHLKIKAQEGQQPVQGESTTKEEDNAPVAAGTVKWSPAANDTEWDNESLSAIGLVSDLEHNIYRHMDLTDRIHPDDDTTLRSCLLSAKDQEFNINVRLKHKNKSYMPFQIERGNIEDDGTVILLLTLVNSAG; encoded by the coding sequence GTGGCAAAGCGCAAAACGATTGGCGTGTATACACCCTACCTTCAAGGTTTTTACTTTGGAGAACTGGTTAGCCAACTACAACAATATGCTTTTTTAAAAGGCTACAACTTTACGGTTATCAAGACCGGAGGTTTCAATAGCTTTAAATCCACAATGCACAGCGCGCACATTGATTACGCCGTGATCTTGCGCAATGCCATACACAACGACCTTGCACAGCATTTACTTAGCCAAGGTACGCCCGTCGCCTCCATTGCCTATGACTACTTCCCACTGGCAATCCCAATGATAACCAGCGATAACGATCACGGCACAGAATTAGCTTTTAATCACCTGATTCAAAAAGGCCACCGGGAACTTGCCTTTGTTGGTGATCTGTCTCAATACGACATTCGCAAACGTTACGAAGCATTTTGCGATCAATGCGAAATCAACCAATTTGAGCTCGACGAAAAAAATATTTTTGTCGTCAACGACACGCTTTTCTCTGGTGGCTACCAAGCCGCTAGCGACTACGTGAAAAACGGCTGTACCGCTAAAGGCATTATTTGTGGCGCCAGCCTCACAAGCATTGGCTTTAGCCAGCAGCTTAGGCACTTATTAAGCGACACCGACTCACTCGACATTGTCGGCTTCGATGCAATTTCGCTGATCCCCATCACCGAACCCAACATGACAATGGTCGACCAAAATTTACATTTAATGGCCTATAAAACCATTAATATTCTCGAAAGCCTGCGCAATGAGGAGAGTTTAGAAAGACACCATCTTGTCGACCCAAAACTGATCACCGCCAGTAGCGATTTTATGCAGGCCGAAGATGCCTTCCTAGCTACAAGTACCGAAATTGCCGAGTTGCACAATGCAAACTACATGAAAAGCGTTATTAATAACCTTGAAGAATGGCCCAAAACCATTGTCGAAAGCAACCTCGACACCTTAATGACACTATCACCGTTATTTGAAAAATATATGCAGCGCGCGTGCTATGGACGCACCGCAATCAGTAAAAATGGGCGGGAATATATCAAGGTAACCAAACTGTTCTTACAAACCGATGTTAAACGCTTTGCCAAAAGCGATATGGGCACCCTTTCTGAATCATCCGCCTACCCTGCCGCCGCGGTCGACATTCAAAGCGACGCATTCGATACCAGTATTCACATGCCGATTTTTCAAAATAACCGTTTATGGTCGGTATTAAGCGTTTACGGCTCCAGCAAACAAGCCAGCAAACCCAGCAGCTTCTCAGCTTTTAGTGCGTATTTAGATAACATTGCCAACCATCTAAAAATAAAAGCTCAAGAAGGCCAGCAACCCGTGCAGGGCGAAAGCACGACCAAAGAGGAAGATAATGCTCCGGTTGCCGCCGGAACAGTAAAATGGTCACCGGCGGCGAATGACACCGAATGGGATAACGAATCTTTAAGCGCAATAGGCTTAGTGTCCGATCTAGAGCATAACATCTATCGACATATGGACCTTACCGACCGCATTCACCCCGACGACGACACCACCTTACGGAGCTGTTTACTCAGCGCTAAAGACCAGGAATTTAATATAAATGTTCGGCTAAAGCATAAAAATAAAAGCTACATGCCTTTTCAAATAGAACGTGGAAATATTGAAGATGATGGCACCGTGATTTTGCTGCTTACACTTGTAAATTCCGCAGGCTAA
- the asd gene encoding archaetidylserine decarboxylase (Phosphatidylserine decarboxylase is synthesized as a single chain precursor. Generation of the pyruvoyl active site from a Ser is coupled to cleavage of a Gly-Ser bond between the larger (beta) and smaller (alpha chains). It is an integral membrane protein.), with protein sequence MSDQLFIALQRLAPQHLISRGAGLLASSTNPFIKNTFINWFANKYDIDMRDAIEQNPEAYACFNDFFTRALKPDARPIDTGQSLVSPADGAISQLGTIEDGRIFQAKGQSFTLLELVGGKSEDAELYQDGNFATIYLSPRDYHRVHMPLAGKLTHMTHIPGDLFSVNTVTAQHVPRLFARNERVVCHFETERGPMAVVLVGAMIVASIYTPWAGIVAPQKKQVRHFNYQESKTLTLEKGDEMGRFLLGSTAVVLTPKNTLQWHEHLGENSPVRMGQPIASLI encoded by the coding sequence ATGAGCGATCAACTATTTATTGCCCTACAACGCCTTGCCCCGCAGCATCTTATTTCTCGCGGCGCAGGCCTATTGGCGAGCAGCACCAACCCTTTTATCAAAAATACCTTCATTAACTGGTTTGCCAACAAATACGACATCGACATGCGCGATGCCATCGAGCAAAACCCCGAAGCCTATGCCTGCTTCAACGACTTTTTTACCCGCGCCCTCAAGCCCGACGCCCGCCCCATCGATACAGGCCAATCTCTTGTCAGCCCCGCAGACGGAGCCATTAGCCAACTAGGAACCATCGAAGACGGGCGTATATTCCAAGCCAAAGGGCAAAGCTTTACATTGCTCGAGCTTGTTGGTGGCAAAAGCGAAGACGCCGAGCTCTACCAAGACGGCAACTTCGCCACCATTTACCTATCGCCTCGCGACTACCACCGCGTGCATATGCCACTGGCCGGCAAACTTACCCATATGACGCATATCCCCGGTGATTTATTTTCCGTGAATACGGTAACAGCGCAACACGTCCCCCGTTTATTTGCACGCAACGAACGCGTTGTCTGCCACTTTGAAACCGAGCGCGGGCCAATGGCTGTCGTTTTGGTGGGCGCAATGATTGTGGCCAGTATTTACACCCCTTGGGCCGGCATTGTTGCCCCCCAGAAAAAACAAGTTCGCCACTTTAATTACCAAGAATCGAAAACATTAACACTCGAAAAAGGCGATGAAATGGGGCGCTTTTTACTGGGGTCAACGGCCGTAGTACTCACCCCCAAGAACACCCTTCAATGGCATGAGCACCTCGGTGAAAATAGCCCCGTACGTATGGGCCAACCTATTGCCAGCCTCATTTAG
- the rsgA gene encoding small ribosomal subunit biogenesis GTPase RsgA, whose translation MLFFVIRKLNWPVKGLVCSNSVVLSYNAAIIDQQIPIIVAKRRLSKQQKTRIDDKHAQINRNAKAPGKPIAQPDDNNFGEEQNGLVISHYRAQADVECALSGDVIRCHLRANLPHIVTGDHVVWRRGLGEQANTGIVEAINQRTSELCRPDSYGKMKLVGANITRAIIVIAPEPEAHSNLIDRYIVVAEHLGLEVLLLVNKCDLLGDNNPTLDLLKKYQALGYRSLAISSKNNIGMDTLKQLLSDGCSIFVGQSGVGKSSIIQTLLPAEEIKIGELSDVARKGRHTTTHARLYHFPDGGNCIDSPGIREFGLWHLSPDDVLHGFSEFRPFIGLCKYRNCTHINDAHCAISKAAAAGDITPERYKSYTYIVQSLDEVTIQGERPQKQ comes from the coding sequence GTGTTATTTTTTGTCATTCGAAAACTCAATTGGCCAGTTAAAGGGTTGGTGTGCAGTAATAGCGTCGTTTTGTCGTACAATGCAGCGATTATAGACCAGCAGATACCGATTATTGTGGCCAAACGTAGACTCAGCAAACAACAAAAAACGCGCATTGATGATAAACACGCCCAAATTAATCGCAATGCAAAAGCACCCGGCAAACCGATAGCACAACCGGATGATAACAACTTTGGCGAAGAACAAAATGGCTTAGTGATTAGCCATTACCGCGCACAAGCCGATGTTGAATGCGCTTTAAGTGGGGACGTTATCCGTTGCCACCTGCGCGCAAACCTTCCCCATATTGTCACTGGCGACCACGTAGTATGGCGCCGCGGCTTAGGCGAACAAGCCAATACAGGCATAGTTGAAGCCATTAACCAGCGCACTAGCGAGCTATGTCGACCAGATAGCTACGGCAAAATGAAGCTGGTCGGCGCCAACATCACCCGCGCCATTATTGTGATAGCCCCTGAACCAGAAGCGCACAGCAACCTTATCGACCGCTACATTGTGGTCGCCGAACACTTAGGTCTAGAGGTACTACTACTGGTCAATAAGTGTGACCTACTTGGCGATAACAACCCGACTCTCGACCTACTCAAAAAATACCAAGCATTAGGCTATCGCAGTTTAGCCATTTCCAGTAAAAACAACATTGGCATGGACACACTTAAACAACTGCTTAGCGACGGTTGCAGCATTTTTGTGGGGCAGTCTGGCGTGGGCAAATCTTCGATTATTCAAACACTATTGCCTGCCGAAGAAATCAAAATAGGCGAGCTATCGGATGTCGCGCGCAAAGGCCGTCACACAACCACCCACGCGCGTTTATATCACTTTCCAGACGGCGGTAATTGTATTGATTCACCCGGTATACGCGAATTTGGCCTTTGGCATTTAAGCCCCGATGATGTCTTGCACGGCTTTAGTGAATTCCGCCCCTTTATCGGCTTATGTAAATATCGCAATTGCACTCACATTAACGACGCCCACTGCGCCATCTCAAAAGCCGCAGCCGCCGGTGATATCACACCAGAGCGCTATAAAAGTTATACCTATATTGTGCAAAGTTTAGACGAGGTCACTATTCAGGGCGAGCGTCCACAGAAACAATAA
- the orn gene encoding oligoribonuclease — MTKNNTANDTNLVWIDLEMTGLLPEQDTIIEIATIVTDSQLNILAQGPVMAIQHSKAVLDAMDEWNTTQHGGSGLVDRVLESNTTMRDAEKATLAFLEQWVPKGKSPICGNSIGQDRRFLVRYMPELEAYFHYRSIDVSTIKELTRRWQPELLDGVKKQGSHLALDDIKDSIAELKYYRGTVFSI; from the coding sequence ATGACAAAAAATAACACTGCAAATGACACCAACCTAGTTTGGATCGACCTCGAAATGACGGGCTTACTGCCCGAGCAAGATACCATTATTGAGATCGCCACCATTGTGACCGACAGTCAGTTGAATATTTTGGCGCAAGGGCCTGTTATGGCTATTCAACACTCCAAAGCGGTTTTGGATGCAATGGACGAATGGAATACGACGCAGCATGGCGGCTCGGGTTTGGTTGATCGAGTATTGGAAAGCAATACCACGATGCGCGATGCAGAAAAGGCGACACTTGCCTTTTTGGAGCAGTGGGTACCCAAAGGTAAGAGCCCGATTTGTGGCAACTCTATTGGTCAGGATCGTCGTTTTTTGGTGCGTTACATGCCAGAGTTGGAGGCGTATTTTCACTATCGCAGTATCGATGTTTCGACCATTAAGGAGCTTACTCGCCGCTGGCAACCCGAGCTGTTGGACGGCGTGAAAAAGCAGGGCAGCCATTTGGCGCTAGATGATATTAAAGACTCAATTGCAGAGCTTAAGTATTATCGCGGTACAGTTTTCAGTATTTGA
- a CDS encoding DUF1592 domain-containing protein — MLPKQSLSVYVRATKLAGLVITATTLGACVADPVPDQGVGQESSSLAVISSSSAPVVQSSSQAPVVSSSSVAQAQTIRLQAQDYARFNESDGRQGATAGRCSQGMVDLVDITDNGGTCAVGYTASGEWVEYDVSGVVPGTYTISLRTSAANAGRRLQVSVDGNLVGTVQTVGNGWESYVDNTITNVALRSSNTVVRVAFADGEANLNYFDLIPTGGGLPPVSSAPVVASSSSVASSSSVAPPPSSAPVASSSAPSGGVSIGDADDRAAGQYAEHSCGLCHQSEGSGVFTALGAPSGQIDISYALSPSGFAQLVEVVSATMPKGGANKCTEVDNCAVNTAAYMVAMFSDGSGGGDPQASSCTSDNEISYGLRTVRLLTSNEMSKSLVDIGLIDEGDFEQSYSYVGGSHGKSFYPVNTDQRVTEDTLRKVVSAAENLSLIATDKVKQRYNCGNNCEATFMGIAERMFRRPLSNEEKSTYSGIFSEMGDDGLQVALAAAIAAPQFLYRSEMGIPVSEAIQRGMDLGSLSSGGNKLNAADRNAYVLDSYETATALAYMYTGSTPDETLMNAAANNRLNTEAQIASQIDRLIDTARGREHTANFGANWFLADRVFDAKRQKAEFTDNIRADMAREVRELFSEVFYNEDVPFGDLYGGDFTVLNRRLAQYYGVNSGSSGDNDWRVTNTVERGGILTSGAFMVNTGSDAYTRPILRAVKLRELMLCHVVPPPVNIAGDPAEQQALADARTAALNEITELSLQGELTSREFFERQTDSPLCDSCHEKVINPLFGMEDFDAYGKPRTTQKGVSDAGKLGLPIDTTGTLYGLSSISDSDLITFDGTKDLAKQVADLPAVRSCLAVNSFRWTTGLPLDKAAYSKDESGRIREPVLLSSEQESAYSCVKEQLVSELEANDDPKALYRKIGTLDLIRLRRSIDNSQLQN; from the coding sequence ATGCTACCCAAGCAATCTTTATCCGTTTACGTTCGCGCAACGAAACTGGCGGGCTTGGTGATTACTGCCACGACTTTGGGGGCCTGCGTTGCAGACCCAGTTCCAGACCAAGGTGTTGGACAAGAATCATCAAGTCTTGCTGTTATTTCTAGTTCTTCTGCTCCTGTTGTTCAGTCGTCCAGCCAAGCGCCTGTTGTAAGCAGCTCGTCAGTTGCGCAAGCGCAGACTATTCGACTTCAAGCGCAAGATTATGCGCGCTTTAATGAGTCTGATGGCCGTCAAGGTGCCACTGCTGGGCGTTGCAGTCAGGGCATGGTCGACTTAGTCGATATCACTGATAATGGCGGCACTTGTGCTGTGGGCTATACCGCTTCAGGCGAGTGGGTAGAGTACGACGTTTCTGGTGTTGTGCCGGGCACTTACACTATTTCTTTGCGCACCTCAGCGGCCAATGCGGGTCGTCGTCTGCAGGTTTCTGTTGATGGAAATCTAGTGGGTACTGTGCAAACTGTTGGCAATGGCTGGGAAAGCTATGTTGATAACACCATTACCAATGTTGCATTGCGCTCTAGCAATACTGTAGTTCGAGTAGCTTTTGCTGATGGTGAAGCCAACTTAAATTATTTTGACCTTATTCCTACCGGTGGCGGTTTGCCACCAGTTTCAAGTGCGCCGGTTGTTGCATCCTCAAGTAGTGTTGCATCCTCAAGTAGTGTTGCTCCTCCGCCGAGCAGCGCGCCTGTTGCCAGCAGTTCAGCGCCTTCAGGTGGTGTTTCTATTGGCGATGCGGACGATCGCGCGGCTGGGCAGTATGCCGAGCATAGCTGCGGCCTTTGCCACCAGAGCGAAGGTTCTGGTGTGTTTACGGCGCTGGGTGCGCCGAGTGGGCAAATCGATATCTCTTATGCGCTATCTCCATCGGGCTTCGCTCAGTTGGTGGAAGTAGTGAGTGCAACAATGCCTAAAGGCGGCGCAAATAAGTGTACGGAAGTCGATAACTGCGCTGTAAACACTGCGGCTTATATGGTTGCGATGTTTTCCGATGGCAGCGGTGGCGGCGATCCACAAGCTTCTAGCTGTACTTCTGACAACGAAATTAGCTATGGCCTGCGTACAGTTCGTTTGTTGACCTCCAACGAGATGTCAAAGTCATTGGTTGATATTGGTTTGATTGACGAGGGTGATTTTGAGCAGAGCTACAGTTATGTTGGCGGTAGCCACGGTAAGAGCTTTTACCCTGTTAATACCGATCAGCGTGTAACAGAGGATACGCTTCGTAAAGTTGTTTCAGCTGCCGAGAATTTATCGTTGATCGCTACCGACAAGGTTAAGCAGCGCTACAACTGCGGCAATAACTGCGAAGCGACGTTTATGGGTATTGCAGAGCGTATGTTCCGCCGCCCTCTAAGCAACGAAGAGAAGTCTACCTATTCTGGTATCTTCAGCGAAATGGGTGATGACGGCTTGCAGGTAGCGCTCGCGGCAGCGATTGCTGCGCCTCAGTTCTTGTACCGCTCCGAAATGGGTATTCCGGTATCTGAAGCGATTCAGCGAGGTATGGATTTAGGCTCGTTATCGTCTGGTGGCAACAAGTTAAACGCGGCCGATCGTAATGCTTATGTGCTTGACAGCTACGAGACAGCAACGGCCCTTGCTTATATGTACACAGGCTCAACGCCTGATGAAACATTGATGAATGCAGCTGCTAATAATCGTTTGAACACCGAAGCCCAAATCGCGAGCCAAATTGATCGCTTGATCGATACAGCGCGTGGTCGCGAGCATACTGCCAATTTTGGCGCCAACTGGTTCTTGGCTGATCGTGTTTTTGACGCAAAACGCCAGAAGGCAGAGTTCACCGATAACATCAGAGCCGATATGGCCCGTGAAGTGCGTGAGCTCTTTAGTGAAGTGTTTTACAACGAAGATGTTCCATTCGGCGATTTGTACGGCGGTGACTTTACCGTGCTGAACCGACGCCTAGCCCAGTACTACGGTGTCAATAGTGGTAGTAGCGGTGACAATGATTGGCGTGTTACGAACACTGTGGAGCGCGGTGGTATTTTAACCAGCGGTGCATTTATGGTGAACACGGGTTCTGATGCCTATACGCGCCCAATTTTACGGGCCGTAAAGCTGCGTGAATTGATGTTGTGTCACGTCGTACCGCCGCCAGTAAACATTGCTGGTGACCCTGCAGAGCAGCAAGCTTTGGCAGATGCGCGTACTGCGGCCCTAAATGAGATAACCGAGTTATCCTTACAGGGTGAGCTGACCAGTCGTGAGTTCTTTGAGCGTCAAACCGATAGCCCGCTTTGCGATAGCTGTCACGAGAAGGTGATTAACCCACTGTTTGGTATGGAAGACTTTGATGCATACGGTAAGCCGCGTACGACACAAAAAGGCGTTAGTGACGCAGGTAAACTAGGGTTGCCTATCGATACTACCGGTACTTTGTATGGGTTAAGCTCTATCAGTGACTCAGACTTAATTACCTTCGACGGCACAAAAGATTTGGCAAAACAAGTGGCCGATCTTCCCGCCGTTCGCAGTTGTTTGGCGGTAAACAGCTTCCGCTGGACAACGGGATTGCCTCTTGATAAAGCGGCTTATTCTAAAGATGAGAGTGGTCGAATTCGCGAGCCAGTGCTTTTAAGCTCTGAGCAAGAGTCCGCGTACTCGTGTGTGAAAGAACAGTTAGTGTCTGAGTTGGAAGCCAATGATGATCCGAAAGCGTTGTATCGCAAAATCGGTACCCTCGATCTCATTCGTCTTCGTCGCTCTATCGACAACTCACAGCTACAAAACTAA
- a CDS encoding DUF1552 domain-containing protein has protein sequence MNKITERRMKNINRDRRQFIEKLGKWGISGSLLRASPMVAGMMYSRFAQAQDDRKFVLIYQPNGSPDGRYLTGGFSSPALSPLAPHASSIAALEMTISKPGNHGNLQQAAGAESYQGNVANGSSVNMQAAKVMGNLTPFRSIQLGVYSGPGGSAEPSADNNQAAGIDRLNGQAVGREWNSRIALQSIFSSAPPAPMPGTGGDTGPSIYAKRIKIAEANLRALDALEAKLDGDERAKLASHREAVENRQRIDMNSQQDYLDQMMSGGDSGGSSGGGSCSAPSVQSLGSPLQEYKAQAEIAAKALSCGLTNVASIQFNETQASWSPNDGTADSVPISGADHHGGNHSNDNAFLPQIIGYMNKGVSHLITRLKAEGIYDRTVVCVISEMGDGQNHTPGNGPITLASGMPNFRGAGTRNIGMDHYAIFSDVFTLLDIQPDGTMVHNYGPGALT, from the coding sequence ATGAATAAAATTACTGAAAGAAGAATGAAAAACATCAATAGAGATCGTCGCCAGTTCATCGAAAAACTTGGCAAGTGGGGCATCTCTGGTTCATTGTTACGCGCCTCCCCCATGGTAGCCGGCATGATGTATTCGCGTTTTGCGCAAGCGCAAGACGACCGCAAGTTCGTCTTGATATATCAGCCTAACGGCTCGCCCGATGGACGCTACTTAACCGGTGGCTTTAGTTCACCGGCGTTATCGCCTCTTGCGCCTCACGCCTCTAGTATTGCGGCACTGGAGATGACCATCTCTAAGCCGGGTAACCATGGTAATTTGCAGCAAGCGGCCGGTGCTGAGTCGTACCAAGGTAACGTGGCAAACGGCAGTAGTGTGAACATGCAGGCGGCTAAGGTGATGGGCAACCTAACGCCTTTCCGGTCTATCCAGTTGGGTGTTTACTCGGGGCCTGGCGGCAGTGCCGAGCCTTCCGCCGATAACAACCAGGCGGCAGGTATTGACCGCTTAAACGGCCAAGCTGTAGGGCGTGAGTGGAATTCGCGAATAGCACTGCAGTCCATTTTCAGCAGTGCGCCACCAGCGCCAATGCCTGGAACGGGTGGCGATACCGGACCATCCATATATGCCAAGCGCATCAAAATTGCCGAAGCTAACCTACGGGCTTTGGATGCTTTGGAGGCGAAATTGGATGGTGATGAGCGTGCCAAGTTGGCTTCTCACCGGGAGGCTGTGGAGAACCGTCAACGCATCGATATGAATAGTCAGCAAGATTACCTTGATCAGATGATGTCTGGTGGCGATTCCGGTGGTTCAAGTGGTGGTGGTTCATGTTCTGCGCCGAGCGTGCAGTCTTTAGGCTCGCCATTGCAGGAATATAAGGCGCAAGCAGAAATTGCTGCAAAGGCTTTGAGTTGTGGTTTGACTAACGTCGCTTCGATTCAATTTAACGAAACGCAGGCGTCGTGGAGCCCTAATGATGGTACTGCGGATTCAGTCCCCATCAGTGGTGCTGACCACCACGGTGGCAACCACAGTAACGATAACGCATTCTTGCCACAAATTATTGGCTATATGAATAAAGGCGTTTCTCACCTGATTACTCGACTGAAAGCAGAGGGGATTTACGACAGGACCGTGGTTTGTGTCATTAGTGAAATGGGCGATGGTCAAAACCACACCCCGGGTAACGGTCCCATTACTTTGGCTTCCGGAATGCCGAATTTTAGGGGGGCTGGAACGCGTAATATTGGTATGGATCACTACGCAATCTTTAGTGATGTGTTTACGCTATTGGACATTCAGCCCGATGGCACGATGGTCCATAATTACGGTCCCGGCGCGCTTACGTAA
- a CDS encoding DUF1566 domain-containing protein, translated as MKPLIFTLTAAALLTSHNLVNAECNVMLQMHAPVANQTVDAKTNTVIDNGAALMWMRCPLGYSLENNSCSNNAEMPSAFTWEQALAAADTASHAGFNDWRLPNRKELDTIVNRNCFEPANNELFFPATATQNFWTNSPYPFNSQSAWGVEFEFGSHKSLPKSGEYAARLVRGL; from the coding sequence ATGAAGCCGTTAATTTTTACACTAACCGCAGCTGCTTTATTAACAAGCCATAACTTGGTGAACGCCGAATGCAATGTCATGCTACAAATGCATGCCCCTGTGGCCAATCAAACCGTTGACGCCAAAACTAACACCGTAATTGATAACGGCGCCGCCTTAATGTGGATGCGTTGCCCACTAGGTTATTCACTGGAGAATAATAGTTGCTCAAATAACGCTGAGATGCCAAGTGCCTTTACTTGGGAGCAAGCGCTGGCGGCTGCCGATACCGCATCCCACGCTGGCTTTAACGATTGGCGCCTTCCCAACAGAAAAGAATTAGACACCATCGTTAATCGAAACTGCTTTGAACCGGCCAACAACGAATTGTTCTTCCCCGCTACAGCCACACAAAACTTTTGGACTAACTCACCCTACCCTTTCAACAGTCAATCGGCTTGGGGGGTAGAGTTTGAATTTGGTAGTCATAAGTCACTACCGAAATCGGGGGAATACGCCGCTAGGCTCGTTCGCGGACTTTAA
- a CDS encoding DUF1566 domain-containing protein — protein sequence MRKHSTFVTAGYALLALSLSGCGSRSIENDTPTTTGNINDTGILLCSPADTTQPAGQCPQQGAPNQDAENGRDALFAAGQLKKIGAGAAGFDFTKLDATGTALNIQDVDWSDQDGTETAGSRWSCVQDHVTGLMWEVKESRDDHPRYGGHTYTWYEESPLLNGGNAGTENNGTCTTQQCDTQGYRTWLNQQTLCGFNDWRIPTASELVSIAHTTQTSTAIDSHFFPNTLKPRFYTRNSHAKDPSLAWYVYFSDASMSFTNKFDPSHLRLVRGGN from the coding sequence GTGCGAAAACACTCCACTTTTGTTACCGCAGGCTACGCGCTGCTAGCCTTGAGCTTATCCGGTTGCGGCAGCCGCAGCATTGAAAACGACACCCCCACCACTACCGGCAACATTAATGATACCGGCATATTGTTATGCAGCCCCGCCGATACCACACAACCTGCCGGCCAATGTCCGCAGCAAGGAGCCCCCAACCAAGATGCCGAAAACGGCCGCGATGCGCTCTTTGCCGCAGGGCAGCTCAAAAAAATAGGCGCCGGTGCAGCCGGTTTTGATTTTACAAAACTTGACGCAACAGGCACAGCACTTAATATCCAAGATGTCGATTGGTCGGATCAAGACGGTACAGAAACAGCGGGTTCGCGCTGGTCTTGCGTACAAGACCACGTCACAGGGCTTATGTGGGAGGTAAAAGAAAGTCGCGATGATCATCCACGCTACGGCGGCCATACTTATACATGGTATGAAGAATCCCCTTTGTTAAACGGGGGTAATGCTGGCACTGAAAATAACGGCACTTGTACAACACAACAGTGCGATACTCAGGGCTACCGCACTTGGTTAAACCAACAGACGCTCTGCGGATTTAACGACTGGCGTATACCAACAGCGTCGGAACTGGTGTCAATTGCTCATACCACCCAAACAAGCACTGCGATCGATTCCCACTTTTTTCCCAATACGCTCAAGCCACGCTTTTACACCCGTAATTCGCATGCCAAAGATCCTAGCTTGGCTTGGTATGTTTACTTCAGTGACGCCAGCATGAGCTTCACCAATAAATTCGATCCATCACACCTGCGACTCGTTAGAGGGGGAAATTAA